CTTCGTCTTGATTGGCTAAGCCGATCGAGCATCGAACTCGCCATCCTGCGCCTCGACCAGATCGACCCTCTGATCAGCGGCAACAAGTGGTTCAAGCTCATCGAACACCTCAAAGCCGCCGACCTCGCCGGTGCCGAAGGCATCATCAGCCTGGGCGGTGCTCATTCCAATCATCTGCATGCACTGGCGGCTGCCGGCAAACGCTTCGGGTTCAAAACGGTGGGTTTGCTGCGCGGTCATCCGCAAGAAACCCCTACGGTCAAAGACTTGCAAGCATTCGGCATGCAGTTGCACTGGCTCGGTTATGGTGGTTATCGCGCGCGGCACGAGGCGGGTTTCTGGGAACCCTGGCGGGCGCAATATCCCGATCTGCTTCCGGTGCCCGAAGGTGGCGGAGGATTGCCCGGCGCAAAGGGCTGCATGCGGCTGAAGGTGATGGCCAGTGAGCAACTGAACAGTCTGGGCTGGAGCGGCTACGACGGTTGGTGGCTCGCCTGTGGAACCGGCACCACGCTGGCCGGCCTGGTGCTGGCCGAAGCGGGGGAGCATCCGGTTTACGGCGCGCTTGCTGTGCCCGACGACCATGGTGTGGCGCAGCAGGTCGAATCGATTGTGCAAGAAGCAGGCTTGCGCGACCCGGTGTGTGAACTGTTTGACGCCAGTCGCGGCGGCTTCGCCAAAGTCGATCCGTTGTTACTGGACTTCATCGCGCAGACCGAACAGGCCAGCGGCATTCCCCTCGAGCCGCTGTATACGGGCAAAGCGCTGTTGGCGCTCAAACAGCACGTCGAGGCGGGTCGATTTGCCAAGGGCACTCGCCTGATCTTTGTCCACACCGGCGGCTTGCAGGGCCGCCGCGGGCTTCAATAAAAGGCGTTCAACCGCGCTTGGGCATCATCCGCAACAAGG
This DNA window, taken from Pseudomonas fluorescens NCIMB 11764, encodes the following:
- a CDS encoding 1-aminocyclopropane-1-carboxylate deaminase/D-cysteine desulfhydrase, whose product is MFLPPSDWLPQAPLEPLRLDWLSRSSIELAILRLDQIDPLISGNKWFKLIEHLKAADLAGAEGIISLGGAHSNHLHALAAAGKRFGFKTVGLLRGHPQETPTVKDLQAFGMQLHWLGYGGYRARHEAGFWEPWRAQYPDLLPVPEGGGGLPGAKGCMRLKVMASEQLNSLGWSGYDGWWLACGTGTTLAGLVLAEAGEHPVYGALAVPDDHGVAQQVESIVQEAGLRDPVCELFDASRGGFAKVDPLLLDFIAQTEQASGIPLEPLYTGKALLALKQHVEAGRFAKGTRLIFVHTGGLQGRRGLQ